From Arachis stenosperma cultivar V10309 chromosome 2, arast.V10309.gnm1.PFL2, whole genome shotgun sequence, one genomic window encodes:
- the LOC130962203 gene encoding protein GRAVITROPIC IN THE LIGHT 1-like — protein sequence MLPTGAKDTQLRESNSQKVHPQPMEEAMNQNPEAMETLISKIFTNISSLKSAYIQLQSAHTPYDPDKIQNADKLVISELKTLSELKHFYRENNPKPVCVSPQDSRLAAEIQEQQSLLKTYEVMVKKFQSEIQNKDSEIHQLQQQIEEASQKRAKLEKNLKLRGLSTKESENENGFFPVDLTPDLFTSSVDAAAKAIHDFSKPLINMMKAAGWDLDAAANSIEPDVVYAKRAHKKYAFESYICQRMFSGFEQESFSVNSENITVTKESFFHQFLALREMDPLDMLGQNPDSIFGKFCRSKYLVVVHPKMEASFFGNLDQRNYVMGGGHPRTPFYQAFLKLAKSIWLLHRLAYSFEPNVKVFQVKGGSEFSDVYMESVVKNLIMEDNDEKPKVGLMVMPGFWIGGSVIQSKVYLSGMKVAE from the coding sequence ATGCTACCCACTGGAGCGAAAGACACTCAATTACGCGAGAGCAACAGTCAGAAGGTCCACCCTCAACCAATGGAAGAGGCCATGAATCAGAATCCAGAAGCTATGGAAACCCTTATCTCTAAAATCTTTACAAATATCTCTTCCCTGAAGTCGGCTTATATCCAGCTGCAATCCGCTCATACCCCCTATGACCCTGATAAAATCCAAAATGCCGACAAACTTGTTATCAGCGAGCTGAAAACTTTGTCTGAGCTCAAGCATTTCTACAGGGAAAACAACCCAAAACCGGTGTGTGTTTCTCCCCAAGACTCCCGTTTAGCCGCAGAAATTCAAGAACAGCAGAGCCTCCTGAAAACCTATGAGGTCATGGTGAAGAAATTCCAGTCTGAAATCCAGAATAAAGATTCAGAGATCCATCAATTACAGCAGCAGATTGAGGAAGCTAGCCAGAAAAGAGCCAAACTAGAGAAAAATCTGAAGCTTAGAGGTTTGTCAACCAAGGAATCAGAGAATGAAAATGGATTTTTCCCTGTTGATCTAACTCCAGATCTCTTTACCTCTTCCGTGGATGCAGCCGCGAAAGCCATTCACGATTTTTCTAAACCTTTGATCAACATGATGAAAGCTGCTGGGTGGGACCTTGATGCAGCTGCAAACTCAATAGAACCTGATGTCGTTTATGCAAAGAGAGCTCACAAGAAATATGCCTTCGAGTCTTACATATGCCAAAGAATGTTCAGCGGCTTTGAGCAAGAAAGCTTCTCTGTCAATTCAGAAAATATTACGGTCACCAAAGAGAGCTTCTTCCACCAATTTCTTGCTTTAAGGGAGATGGATCCCTTAGACATGCTAGGACAAAATCCAGATTCCATTTTTGGGAAATTTTGCAGGAGCAAATACCTTGTGGTGGTTCATCCAAAGATGGAAGCATCATTCTTTGGAAATTTAGATCAACGAAATTACGTAATGGGTGGAGGGCACCCAAGGACTCCATTTTACCAAGCTTTTCTAAAATTGGCAAAGTCAATTTGGCTTTTGCACAGACTGGCCTATTCTTTCGAGCCGAATGTCAAGGTCTTTCAGGTTAAAGGTGGGAGCGAGTTCTCCGATGTTTACATGGAAAGCGTGGTCAAGAATCTGATAATGGAAGACAACGATGAAAAACCGAAGGTTGGTTTGATGGTTATGCCTGGATTCTGGATTGGTGGAAGCGTGATTCAGAGCAAAGTCTATCTATCTGGTATGAAAGTTGCTGAATGA